The stretch of DNA GGTGTTGCCTTCGCCGCAGGAGATCAGAGCCAGCCTGGGGTTGAGATCGGCGGCGAGCTCCCAGTCTTGGCTCGCCGAACCGTGGTGCGCCACCTTGAGGACATCCACTGAGGGCGGCCGGACACTCCCCCGGAGGGCGGCCTGAGCCGGGGCCTCGAGGTCACCGAGCAGAGCCAGTCGCAACGGATCCGCCGGGGGGCCTACGGTGGCGAGCAGGGTCACGCTCGCGTTGTTGGCCCCCGTGGCGACCCCGGTGGGATGAGCCTCCGGCCAGAGCACCTCCCAGGACAACTCCTTCCCAGCACTGCGGTGTTCGCCTTGGGCGGCCCGGACCACCGGGACGTGGGCGGCGGTGGCCCAGCCTTGCACTCGGGCCTGCTCCCCCACCGGTCCTTCCGGTGCAGTGACTTGGAGCGCGCCGACGGTCCGCCCGCGCAGCACTCCGGGCAGCCCTTCGGCGTGGTCGGCATGGAAGTGGGACAGGATCACCAACGGCACCCGGCTGACGCCAAGCGACCGCAGACAGGTATCTGCGGCACGCGGATCGGGACCGGCGTCGATGACGACTGCGGCATCGCTTGACGCTCCGTCCAGCGCGGCGACCGGGAGCACCGTCATGTCGCCTTGGCCGACGTCGCACATGACCAACCGCCAGCCGGCGGGCGGCCAACCAGTGGCGATCCGGGTGAGGAGAGGCGGGCGGAGCAGGACGGCGACCAGGACCGAGGTCGCGGTGGTGATGAGGGCGACGGGCGCGAGTCGGATCCGACGACGGGAAGGGGGATGGGGGTGGGGACGGGAAGCGGGGTGGCGATGCGAACGGGGGCCAGTGTGGGGTGGGCTCGATGCGCTGGAGCGCGAGTTCGGGCTTGGGCGGGAGCTGGCATCGCGGTGGCTGAGGAAGGCCCGGAGGAGAACACGGTTGCCGGGGCTGAGTGGGCGGGTCGACCAGACGAGGGCAACCGTGGCTACTGCGAGCAGCGCCGCACCGAAGATGCCTGCCGGGAGGTCGAGTTGAGCACCGGGGAGAGCAGCGCCGCGTCGGGCCACTGCGGTCAGCCATGCGGTGGGGAGGGCTGCGAGATCGGCGAGGACGCGGGCTGCAACTGGTGAGAACGGGGCGACTGCGAGGGTGGCGAACCCGAGCAGCGTGGCCGGGGCCACGGCTGCTTCCGCGAGTACGTTGCACGGGATCGCGACCAGGCTGACCCGAGGGGCGAGCAACACCGTGACCGGCGCGCAGAGTGCCTGAGCAGCGGCCGTAGCCGCGACGGCGGAGGCCAGGTGGTGAGGCCAGCGACGGGCCAGCAGCGCCGCCTGCCAGGGCGGGCCGAGCGTGAGGAGACCGGTGGTGGCCAGCGCGGAGAGCAGGAATCCGTAGGAACGGGAGAGGGCCGGGTCGAGCAGGACCAGGGTGAGGACCGCAGCGGACAAGGCGGTGAGGGCCCGGCGAGGACGGCCCGTGGCCAGGGCGAGCAGACCGATCAGCCCAGTGGCGGCAGCCCGGAGCACGCTCGGATCGGGTCGGCAGATGGTCACGAAGGCGAGGGTGAAGGCCGTACCGAGGAGGGCGGTGGTGCGGAGTGAGAGGCCGAGGAAACCGGCCAGACCCGACCGTCGCGGGAGTTCAGTAGCGGGAGCAGGAGTGCGGCCAGGAGCTGCTGTAGGGATGAGAGGTGGCGTTGGGGTGGGAGGTGACGTTGGGGTGGGAGTGGGAGCGTGGTGGGTGGTCGTGGAGGCCAAGTTGACGGTTGGCGCGAAGGGCGAGTCAGGGGCTTGCTCGGGTTGTCGGTGGCTCGGCGGGGTGGCGTGTCCGGAGATCGGTGGCCGGGGCTGGTTCGGGTCGTGAGGTGGGAAGGAGCTGAAGGGATCCGTCGGTGACGACTGGCCGAGAGTGGGGCGTGATCCGGAGCTGGTCGAGGAGCCGATCAGGACGGTCAGGATGATCGCGAGGTTGGCACCGCTGACTGCGGTGAGATGACCGAGGTCGGTGGCGCGGAAGGCCTCGGCGAGATCGTCGGGGAGCCGGGAGGTGTCGCCCACGACCAGGCCCGGCAGGAGGCCTCGGGTGTCGGCGGGGAGATGGTCGCTGGCTCGGCGGAGGCCCGCACGGAGGGTCCCGGCGAGGCGCTGGGCGAAGTTGGGCGGAGCCAGTTGCTGGGGCGGGGTGCGGGCGAGGAGGAGGGCGGCTGTGTTGGTGCTGGCGGCTGCGCCGGCTCGGGGGTCGGTGGGGAGCACTCGGACGGTGGTGCGGACGCGGGTGGACGGGAGCAGTGGTTGCCAGGCAGCCGCCTCCTGGGAGCGGACCATCAGGGTGACGGGGGTGCTGGTGCGGACGGGTGTGGGGAGCTCGACGCGGTCGACGGTGGCTCGGATGGTGAGGAGCGGCTGTGTCGGCGCGGTTCCTCGGGTGCGGGAGGAGTGGGGCTTGGGGTCGCCGGTGATGGTCAGGTCGACGGTGAGGTCGGGGGACGGGATGGGGTGCTCGGTCGGGTTCGGTGATTCGGCGGAAGTGGAGGACTCATTGGACGCCGAGGGCGAGGTGGGGCCGGAGGGCGCGGTGGGGACGGAGGGCGAGGTGAGGACGGACTGGTTGGGGTCGGAGGCGGGGAGCGGAGGCGCAGTGGGCCGGGACAGGGCGGGGATGGGGCCGCGGTGAAGGTCTGCCGTGTGGAGGAGGGTGGTGAAGGTCGCGGCGGAGGCGGTGAGGAGCGCTGCTGCGACTGTGGTCGCAGCACGGCGGTAGAGGCCGGTGACGGCCAGCAGGAGGAGGGCAGTCGCTGCAGCGGCGAGGGCAGCGATGGGGAGGAGGGCGCGGTGGGCGGGGGATGCGGTCAGAGTGAGAGCGGTGACGGCCCAGGCCGAGGCAGCGGGGGCCACGAGTCGGAGGTCAGAGGGCACGGCAGCCTCGTTCTGGGCAGGGTTGGTGAGGTAGATCGGGTCGGGGTGGATGCGTCTGGAGCAGGTCGCAGGTCGGGGCGGGTCGGGGTGGGGTCAGGTCGGGGCGGGGCGGGGCGGGGCTCGGGGCTCGGGGCGGGACGGAGCGGGGTGAAGACGGACAGTGCGGAGAGCGGATTTCGGGCCGACGAAGCCTCTCGGCTTCCCGGATGGGGGCGGCTAGAGGGTGAGGAAAGGGCGGAGATCGAGGAATTTGCGGTCACCGATGCCGGTGACTTGGCGAAGTTGGTCGAGGGATTGGAAGCCGCCGTGTTCGCGGCGGAAGAGGGTGATGCGTTGGGCGAGGGTGGGGCCCACGCCGGGGAGGGTGTCGAGTTGTTCAGCGGTGGCGTGATTGAGGCTGAGCGGGGTGGTGGGAGCGGCTGAGGTGGTGGGAGGGGGCGGGGCACCGACGATGAGCTGCTCGCCGTCGGTGAGGACCCTGGCCAGGTTGAGAGTGGCGGTATCGGTACCGGGCAGGGCACCGCCGGCTGCGCGGAGGGCGTCGGCAACGCGGGAGCCGGCGGGGAGGGTGAGCAGGCCAGGGTGCTGGACCTTGCCTGCGACGTCGATGACCAGATCGGGGATGGCGGAGCGACCGGCAGCGGGTTTGGCGGCCGACTTGGTCGAGGAGGATGCGGGAGCGGCCGAGGCCGAATCGGTGGCGAGGGGTGGAACAGCGACCTCCTGCGGGCGACCGAGCCAGAAGTGCTGGACGGCGTAGCCCAGCGCGAGGGTGAGGAGGACGGCCAAGCCGAGGATGGTTCTTCGGTCCAGCAGCAGCCCGTGGCGGAGCCCCAGGCGAGGTGTCACCGGCGGCAGACCCAGCGGCTCCTCGACGTGGACAGCAGGTGGCGGCGCGGGCCGCCCGCGAGGTCCGCCGGAGCCGGCACCAGGCCCGTGGTCGGCACCACTCCCGGCACTGCTACTGGCACCTCCGGTCTGCGGGCCGGGGCCGTCACCCCACTCGTCGTCAGGTGCGAAGGCGGGCAGACAGACGGGGGTGAACAGGAGAGCCATCCGGTCTCGAACGGTCTCAGTGTTCATTCGGCGCTTCGTCGCGCTCAAGCTCATCGTCTTCATGGCGAGGACGCTAGGGCACTAAGCCTGAGCCGCCACGCCCCGTCAAAAAGCTGTGGATAAACGGGTGAAGACAGCTCCACCCCTTGAGAAATCCACAGCCGTTAATCACCCGAACGAGTGGGTTTGCTGGAAGGCGGAACAAGGGTGAGATGGCAGAACGTCAACAGGGTGCGACGACCACCGCGAGCAGTCCCGGGCCGACGTGGGCACCGATCACGGCTCCGACCTCACCGACGTACAGCTCACGCAGACCCGGGATTCGCTCCCGGAGCCGTTCGGCAAGCGGCTCCGCGCGGTCCTCGGCAGCAAGGTGATGGACCACGATGTCCACAGGGGCGTCACCCGCCTGGGAGACGGCGATCTCTTCCAGGCGGGCGATCGCCCGAGAGGCGGTGCGGACCTTCTCGAGGGGCTCGATCCGACCGGCGGAGAGGTGCAGGAGGGGCTTCACCGCCAAGGCCGAGCCGAGAAGAGCGCGGGCAGCACCGATCCGGCCACCCCGGCGGAGGTGTTCGAGGGTGTCGACGTAGAAGAAACTCGTGGTGCGGGCGGCCCGGTATTCGGCAGCAGCGGCAACTGCCTCGGCGTCGAGGCCTGCGGCGATCGCCTCGGCAGCAGTCAGGACGGAGTGGCCGAGGGCCATGCCGACCAGGCGGCTGTCGACCACGCGGACCGGGATCGGGGCCTCGGCAGCGGCCAACTGGGCGGCCTCGTGGGTGCCGGAGAGCTCAGCGGAGAGGTGGATCGAGACGGCAGAGGTGGCCCCGGCCTCGGCGGCGGCACGGTAGGCAGCGGCGAAGGTCTCGGGGTTCGGACGGGATGTGGTGACCCGTTGCTTGGCCCGCATCGCCTCGGCGACGTCCTTCGGAGAGATCTCGACACACTCGGTCAGCACCTCGTCGCCGACCACGACGCTGAGCGGCACCACGGTGATCCGATGCCGGTCGATGGCGTCCTGCGGGAGGTAGGCCGTGGAATCGGTGACGAGTGCGAGCTGGTCGGGCATGAGGCGGAGGTTACTCCCCGTCCGCCCGAGAAGACAGCGGCTCACGACCGGACCGACCCCGCGCCGCCGGGCGGTCGGCGATCGAACCGGGGTCGACGAACAAGGTGGCGCGCGGCAGAGCAGCAGCATCCGAACCGGAGCCGGCATCCCTGTCGAAGCCAGAACCATGACCAGCATCAAGCCCGTGAGCACGACCATGACCACGACCGGAGGAAAGACCATGACCAGCCCCACCACCGGCAGCGAAGCCAGGGCCGAGGTCGGAACCAGGTTCCGAACCCGAACCCGAATCCGAACCCGAGCCCGAGTCGGGTTCGGCGCCGGGGCCCGAATCGGAGTCGGCGCCGGAGCCGGCACCCGCTCCCGCTCCCGCTCCCGCTCCCGCTCCCGCTCCCGCTCCCGCTCCCGAGTGAGGCTCGGAGCCAGACTCGAAGCCCG from Kitasatospora sp. MMS16-BH015 encodes:
- a CDS encoding ComEC/Rec2 family competence protein, whose translation is MPSDLRLVAPAASAWAVTALTLTASPAHRALLPIAALAAAATALLLLAVTGLYRRAATTVAAALLTASAATFTTLLHTADLHRGPIPALSRPTAPPLPASDPNQSVLTSPSVPTAPSGPTSPSASNESSTSAESPNPTEHPIPSPDLTVDLTITGDPKPHSSRTRGTAPTQPLLTIRATVDRVELPTPVRTSTPVTLMVRSQEAAAWQPLLPSTRVRTTVRVLPTDPRAGAAASTNTAALLLARTPPQQLAPPNFAQRLAGTLRAGLRRASDHLPADTRGLLPGLVVGDTSRLPDDLAEAFRATDLGHLTAVSGANLAIILTVLIGSSTSSGSRPTLGQSSPTDPFSSFPPHDPNQPRPPISGHATPPSHRQPEQAPDSPFAPTVNLASTTTHHAPTPTPTSPPTPTPPLIPTAAPGRTPAPATELPRRSGLAGFLGLSLRTTALLGTAFTLAFVTICRPDPSVLRAAATGLIGLLALATGRPRRALTALSAAVLTLVLLDPALSRSYGFLLSALATTGLLTLGPPWQAALLARRWPHHLASAVAATAAAQALCAPVTVLLAPRVSLVAIPCNVLAEAAVAPATLLGFATLAVAPFSPVAARVLADLAALPTAWLTAVARRGAALPGAQLDLPAGIFGAALLAVATVALVWSTRPLSPGNRVLLRAFLSHRDASSRPSPNSRSSASSPPHTGPRSHRHPASRPHPHPPSRRRIRLAPVALITTATSVLVAVLLRPPLLTRIATGWPPAGWRLVMCDVGQGDMTVLPVAALDGASSDAAVVIDAGPDPRAADTCLRSLGVSRVPLVILSHFHADHAEGLPGVLRGRTVGALQVTAPEGPVGEQARVQGWATAAHVPVVRAAQGEHRSAGKELSWEVLWPEAHPTGVATGANNASVTLLATVGPPADPLRLALLGDLEAPAQAALRGSVRPPSVDVLKVAHHGSASQDWELAADLNPRLALISCGEGNTYGHPSSQTLDHLRALGATVLRTDRAGDIAVLGGSSTLRAATHPHRHLAGAPARSPPMPRPSRPTPRPQHPHGSPPRPRPPDVAL
- a CDS encoding ComEA family DNA-binding protein, with protein sequence MTPRLGLRHGLLLDRRTILGLAVLLTLALGYAVQHFWLGRPQEVAVPPLATDSASAAPASSSTKSAAKPAAGRSAIPDLVIDVAGKVQHPGLLTLPAGSRVADALRAAGGALPGTDTATLNLARVLTDGEQLIVGAPPPPTTSAAPTTPLSLNHATAEQLDTLPGVGPTLAQRITLFRREHGGFQSLDQLRQVTGIGDRKFLDLRPFLTL
- a CDS encoding DegV family protein, which gives rise to MPDQLALVTDSTAYLPQDAIDRHRITVVPLSVVVGDEVLTECVEISPKDVAEAMRAKQRVTTSRPNPETFAAAYRAAAEAGATSAVSIHLSAELSGTHEAAQLAAAEAPIPVRVVDSRLVGMALGHSVLTAAEAIAAGLDAEAVAAAAEYRAARTTSFFYVDTLEHLRRGGRIGAARALLGSALAVKPLLHLSAGRIEPLEKVRTASRAIARLEEIAVSQAGDAPVDIVVHHLAAEDRAEPLAERLRERIPGLRELYVGEVGAVIGAHVGPGLLAVVVAPC